The genomic interval GCCCGCGGGGCGAATGATTCTCGTCGCCCCACGCCTGATACGTCGGACACACCTCCAGGCAGAAGCCGCAATGCACGCAGACCGAGTACTTCTCTTCCTCGGGCGCGTCCGGAAAGCGAAAATCGGACCCTTTCGCAGCGACGGCCGTGGGCTCGTTCACCATCTCACATCCCTCCCCAAAAGCGGCCTGGCGATAAGAGATTGTCGGGATCGAACGTCGACTTGAGCCGCTGCATCAGGGCGAGCGCCGCGGGCGCCAGGGTCGGCTGATGCTTGGCGCGAACCTCGGCGGGCGCGCGCTCCACCACCATGTCGAGCGACGCGCTGGCGGCCAGATCCGCGATGGCGCCGAGCGGCGCGGGGCGGTCGAGCATAGCGCGGGCGGGATCGAACGCGATGCGCGCGACGCCCGTCAGGCCTCCGGCGCTCGCGGTCACGCCCTCGGTTTGCTCGGCGAGCGCGGACGCCGCTTCCACCGCGCGCGGCATGGCGGCGAGAAGCGATGTGGGCGGCCCCTGTAAGCGGATACAGACGCGGCGTTCCGCGAGGCGCCGGGAGAGATCCGACCACCAAGCGTCCGCGTCCTCACCCTCGACGACGTCCATGGCGAGGCCGAGATCGCGCGACATGGCGCGGATGGCGTCGGTCTGCGCTTTCGCGGAGGGCTTCGGCTCATCGCAGTCGACGGCAAGGACGAAGTCCGTGCCCAGGTCCGCATGCCACACCATCTCGAGGCGGCTTGGCACGAGCGTCGACTGCGCGATGCACGAGCGCAGTTCGGCGAGCGCCACGGCAGATCCGCGCACGAGGACGGTCTCGCGGTGCATGGGCAGCGGCCGAAGCTTCAGCGTGATCTCGGTCACGACGCCGAGCGTGCCGCGCGCACCGATGAACAGCTTGGTCATGTCGTAGCCGGCCACGTTTTTCACGACCTTCGCCCCGGTGCGGATGACGCGTCCGTCCGCGAGGGCGACGCGGAGCGAAATGGCGAGATCGCGCAGGCTGCCGTAAAGCGCGCGGCGCGGTCCGCTGAGACCTGCCGAAAGCAGGCCGCCCAAGGTGGCGGCCGCGGGCACAGGCGGATCGTACGGCAGCATGAGTCCCTTCTCCGAGAGCACCGCCGCGAGCTCGGCGAGCGTGATGCCGGGCTCGGCGGAGACGACGAGATCGCCCGGGGAGAAGCTCGTCACGCGGTTCATGGGCCGTAGCATGAGCGCAATGTCCGGCACCTCGGCCGGCGGGCCGTAGGCGAGGTGGCGGCCCGAGCCAAAAGGCAGCACGGTCAGGCTTCGCTCGTGCGCATACGCGAGCACGGCGATCACGTCCGCCTCGCTCTTTGCCTCCACGACGCAGGTGTCCTTGGACGACTCGGCCGGATGGAGGGTGCACATGGGCACGGCGCGCGCGCGAAGGCCCGTTGCCTGATGGAGCGCATCCGCCGTCTCGGCCGGCAATGGCTTGGATTGAAGCGGCAAGGTGATATCGCCTCCAACGGTCGCGACAAGCGCGACCCTGGGTTCTGCAATGCAGAATACGGTTCTGAATTCTTATATGTATTCTACGACAACGAAATGACGAAAACAATTGGTAAATTCGCACGCCGTTCTCACAAGTTCCTCTTGGCCCGGACAGCCAGCCGCTGTACGATGAAATTGGGCCCCAATTTGAGATTGATCCCCGTTCCACCATCGCGTCTTGAACTTCGCTAATGAAAAATTTAGGCTGTCGCTTGGGCATGTGCCGTCGGAAATGCATTGCGCACAACATATTCGTATCGAAGCTCGCGGAGCGGTCCGCGAGTTCGCGCGATCCGGCGCAGGGACTCGGCCGGATCGCCGCGGTGGAAGCTCGAGTCCAGTGAGGAGCAAACGGCGCATGGTGCATTCTTTTCTGTTCCTGTATCCCTTTGTCATGAGCATCGTCTGGATGGTGGGCGGCTGTGTCTATGCCTGGCGGCGCGAACGCCACCCCTTCGCCGAATCCCCGGACCTCCCCGAGACGCCGTTTGTTTCCATCCTCATCCCCTGCCACAACGAAGGGGATGTGCTCGAAGACACCATCGGCCGGATGCTTCAGTTGGATTATCCGGCGTACGAAATTGTCGCACTGAACGACGGCAGCACGGACGACACGCGCGCGGTGCTCGAACGCATGGCGGCCTGCGATGCGCGAGTTCGCGTGGTCAACCTGCCCGTTCAGCGCGGAAAGGCGCGCGCGCTGAACGCTGGGCTTGTCGCGTCCCGAGGCGAGATCCTCGTGACCGTGGACGCGGACGCCGTGTTGGCGAAGGACGCGCTTCGCTTCCTCGTCTGGCACTTCGTGGCCCCGGGCAGCGAGCGCGTCGGTGCCGTGACGGGCAACCCGCGCATTCGAAATCGCGGTACGCTGCTCGGAAAGATTCAGGTGCTGGAGTACGCGAGCATCATCGGGCTCATCAAGCGCGCGCAGCGCGTGCTCGGCAAGATCATGACGGTCTCGGGCGTGATTGCGGCCTTTCGCAAGAGGGCCCTCGTGGACTGCGGCATGTGGGACGAGGACATGGTGACGGATGACATCGCGGTGTCCTGGAAGCTCGAGCGGCGAGCCTGGGACATCCGATACGAGCCGCGAGCGCTCTGCTTCATGTGGGCGCCCGAGCGCCTGCGGAGCCTCATCCGCCAGCGCGCTCGCTGGGCGCAGGGCGGCGTGGAGGTCCTCATCCGCAACGCCTCGGTCCTCTGGACCTGGAAGAATCGGCGCATGATCCCGCTCTATGTGGAAGAGCTCCTGGGCATCGCCTGGGCGTACCTTTGGGTTGTGAGCCTCGTGTGGACCCTCGCATTTGACGTGGCGCACGGCATTCCCTGGACGTACGTGGCGGAGACGGGGACGTGGCTCGGCCTGACATCGTTAGTGCAGACCTCGGTCGCCCTTTGGATTGAGCAGCGATACGAGCGCGACTCGCTCTGGCGCTACTATTTCTATGCCATCTGGTATCCGGCCGCGTATTGGATGATCGGCGCGTTCGTCGTGGTCTGGGCGGTGCCGAAGGCGTGCTGGGCCATGTGGGCGGCTCGGCGCGGGCGGTACGCCACGTGGAAAAGCCCGGATCGGGGGGTGTCGGCATGAGCCTGCCTGAGAAGTCGCGAGTGGAGTGGGATGAGCTCGTCGTGCGGCGCGGGTCGCGATCGACTCGGCCGAGGCAATGGTTTGAAACCGCGGTGACGCTGACGGGGTGGCTGTGGGTGAGCGCTGTGGCGGTGCAGGTCCTCGCGTCCGCGCTGCTCTGGCTCCTTGGATGGCACAAGTTTCACCTGTACGTGCTCGATCTGCTGCCGAGCGCCACGCCGCTTGGCGTCCTTCGCATGGGTGTGACGGTCGCCGCGATGTCGGCCGCCGTGTTCATCGGCTGGGCCTCGTACAACCGCCTGCGGTTCGGCCGCCTCCGCAGGCGCAGGCCACCCGCGCCCGTGTCCGACGCGGAACTCGCGGAAATGCTCGGCGTGCCTGTGGACGAGATCGAGCGTTGGCAGCGCGAAAAGATGGTCGATTGGCCAGGAGACCGGTAAGTGGAAAGGGCGCGGTGGGTTGACCGCGCCCCTTTGGATTGTATCGTTGTTTTGTGCGGAACTCGTATCGGTTCGGCCGCGCTTATCACGCCTGTGTCGCGAGGACCTGCTCCAGCAGGACGTCCTCCGGCACGGCGCCCTCCAGGGCGTACGCCTCCGAATCGTTGATGACCGTCTTCGGTACGCCGTAGACGTTGAACCGCGTGGCCCACTCGGGGAACTCGGTCGCCTCAATCATGCTCGCCGTCACGAGCGGCGACTCAAACGCGAACCTGT from Alicyclobacillus acidocaldarius subsp. acidocaldarius DSM 446 carries:
- the pgaC gene encoding poly-beta-1,6-N-acetyl-D-glucosamine synthase; the encoded protein is MVHSFLFLYPFVMSIVWMVGGCVYAWRRERHPFAESPDLPETPFVSILIPCHNEGDVLEDTIGRMLQLDYPAYEIVALNDGSTDDTRAVLERMAACDARVRVVNLPVQRGKARALNAGLVASRGEILVTVDADAVLAKDALRFLVWHFVAPGSERVGAVTGNPRIRNRGTLLGKIQVLEYASIIGLIKRAQRVLGKIMTVSGVIAAFRKRALVDCGMWDEDMVTDDIAVSWKLERRAWDIRYEPRALCFMWAPERLRSLIRQRARWAQGGVEVLIRNASVLWTWKNRRMIPLYVEELLGIAWAYLWVVSLVWTLAFDVAHGIPWTYVAETGTWLGLTSLVQTSVALWIEQRYERDSLWRYYFYAIWYPAAYWMIGAFVVVWAVPKACWAMWAARRGRYATWKSPDRGVSA
- a CDS encoding FAD-binding oxidoreductase encodes the protein MPLQSKPLPAETADALHQATGLRARAVPMCTLHPAESSKDTCVVEAKSEADVIAVLAYAHERSLTVLPFGSGRHLAYGPPAEVPDIALMLRPMNRVTSFSPGDLVVSAEPGITLAELAAVLSEKGLMLPYDPPVPAAATLGGLLSAGLSGPRRALYGSLRDLAISLRVALADGRVIRTGAKVVKNVAGYDMTKLFIGARGTLGVVTEITLKLRPLPMHRETVLVRGSAVALAELRSCIAQSTLVPSRLEMVWHADLGTDFVLAVDCDEPKPSAKAQTDAIRAMSRDLGLAMDVVEGEDADAWWSDLSRRLAERRVCIRLQGPPTSLLAAMPRAVEAASALAEQTEGVTASAGGLTGVARIAFDPARAMLDRPAPLGAIADLAASASLDMVVERAPAEVRAKHQPTLAPAALALMQRLKSTFDPDNLLSPGRFWGGM
- the pgaD gene encoding poly-beta-1,6-N-acetyl-D-glucosamine biosynthesis protein PgaD; the protein is MSLPEKSRVEWDELVVRRGSRSTRPRQWFETAVTLTGWLWVSAVAVQVLASALLWLLGWHKFHLYVLDLLPSATPLGVLRMGVTVAAMSAAVFIGWASYNRLRFGRLRRRRPPAPVSDAELAEMLGVPVDEIERWQREKMVDWPGDR